The following coding sequences are from one Paenibacillus stellifer window:
- a CDS encoding DUF86 domain-containing protein, giving the protein MYYVNRDQIERILQVIPDITEGLRQAAASWDGGIIWGLVQERCLHLAIEVVTDTGSCLIDGFIMRDAGSYEDIVTIIHEESVFTDKELYGRLLELVSLRRPLVQDYSNWNREALHPLTPLLPELLTAFAEETRAYLNRELGAVQPVR; this is encoded by the coding sequence ATGTACTATGTCAATCGTGATCAAATCGAACGCATTCTTCAGGTGATTCCCGATATCACGGAGGGGCTGCGGCAGGCAGCTGCTTCCTGGGACGGCGGCATCATCTGGGGTCTCGTACAGGAGCGCTGTCTGCATCTTGCTATTGAAGTTGTAACCGACACCGGAAGCTGTCTGATCGACGGATTCATTATGCGCGACGCCGGCAGTTATGAAGATATCGTTACGATTATCCACGAAGAGTCGGTCTTTACGGACAAGGAGCTGTACGGACGTCTGCTCGAGCTTGTATCGTTAAGAAGACCGCTGGTACAGGACTATAGCAATTGGAACCGGGAAGCACTGCATCCCTTGACACCGCTGCTTCCGGAGCTGCTGACCGCTTTTGCCGAGGAGACGCGGGCTTATCTGAACCGGGAACTGGGAGCTGTACAACCGGTGCGATAG
- a CDS encoding helix-turn-helix transcriptional regulator has protein sequence MKRGQESGTTRRTIMTLLKMKGPLTIGALAEELGITEMGVRRHVLQLESEGLARNKVVRQPMGRPMHMYSLTERADDHFPKNYHNLALELLRELDHSSGTEAVNVLFEGRRRRLHAQYSPMMERRNLEERVAELTAIQNSGGYMAEWEKWEDGSYSMREYNCPIRQVASQYSKACQCEQHLFEDLLGAKVTRTECMAEGNQCCNYTIKPKNQSAE, from the coding sequence ATGAAGAGGGGGCAGGAGAGCGGCACAACAAGGCGTACGATTATGACGCTTCTGAAGATGAAGGGGCCGCTGACCATTGGCGCGCTGGCCGAAGAGCTTGGCATTACCGAGATGGGCGTCAGACGTCATGTCCTGCAGCTGGAAAGTGAAGGACTTGCGCGCAACAAAGTCGTCCGTCAGCCGATGGGCCGCCCGATGCATATGTATTCGCTGACGGAGAGAGCGGACGATCATTTTCCGAAAAATTACCATAATCTGGCACTAGAATTGCTCCGGGAATTGGATCACAGCAGCGGGACGGAGGCAGTCAATGTTCTGTTTGAAGGCCGCCGCCGACGGCTGCATGCCCAGTACAGTCCCATGATGGAGCGGCGAAACCTCGAAGAACGGGTTGCCGAGCTGACCGCGATCCAGAATTCGGGCGGCTACATGGCCGAGTGGGAGAAATGGGAGGACGGCTCCTATTCGATGCGGGAATACAATTGTCCGATTCGCCAGGTGGCGTCCCAATACAGCAAAGCCTGCCAGTGCGAGCAGCATCTGTTCGAGGACTTGCTGGGAGCCAAAGTAACGCGAACCGAGTGCATGGCTGAAGGCAACCAATGCTGCAATTATACGATCAAGCCTAAAAATCAATCTGCAGAATAG
- a CDS encoding YtxH domain-containing protein, which translates to MKKNTKSLLWGIAAGSVIGSVTALLFAPKSGKELRKDISDGAVEAKDKAQELIQQVTDKGAEWAGIVKESAQTIVHEISDWGKSVEAEDEKVTVSSADDAAKEAAASLEITENTADTTSVADEVSDKN; encoded by the coding sequence ATGAAGAAGAACACGAAAAGCCTGCTGTGGGGTATCGCTGCAGGAAGCGTAATCGGCTCGGTGACCGCACTGCTCTTCGCACCCAAATCTGGCAAAGAGCTGCGTAAGGATATTTCGGATGGCGCAGTGGAGGCAAAGGATAAAGCGCAAGAGCTGATTCAGCAGGTGACGGATAAAGGTGCGGAATGGGCGGGAATCGTCAAAGAATCCGCTCAGACGATCGTACACGAGATTTCTGACTGGGGAAAATCAGTAGAAGCCGAAGATGAGAAAGTAACGGTCAGTTCGGCTGACGATGCTGCCAAGGAAGCGGCCGCCTCTCTGGAAATCACCGAGAACACGGCAGACACCACTTCCGTAGCCGATGAAGTAAGCGACAAGAACTGA
- the racE gene encoding glutamate racemase, translating to MQQAIAILDSGVGGLTVVKEVMRQLPREKIIYYGDTARAPYGPRSSGEVKMFTEQIVDYLLQFDPKMIVIACNTATAAALDDITAKMDIPVIGVIHPGARAAISATKTGRVGVIGTVGTINSGAYTTALKQLSPYIEVVSQACPALVPLVEQGMFRSEKCDPAVRESLNGIKHEPIDTLILGCTHYPFLVEPIGRAMGAGVKLISSADETAREISTILYDKGKLARGDETPVHQFFCSGDAGIFQRIAMDWLGEQIRRTPVVWQVSSLEPSDV from the coding sequence GTGCAGCAAGCAATTGCCATACTGGATTCAGGCGTGGGGGGACTTACAGTTGTCAAGGAAGTTATGAGGCAGCTCCCCCGCGAGAAAATCATTTACTACGGAGACACCGCGCGAGCCCCGTACGGTCCCCGCTCTTCCGGGGAAGTTAAAATGTTCACGGAGCAGATCGTTGATTATCTGCTGCAGTTCGATCCCAAAATGATTGTGATTGCCTGCAATACCGCGACAGCGGCCGCTCTTGACGATATAACCGCCAAAATGGACATTCCGGTCATCGGCGTCATTCACCCCGGCGCCCGGGCCGCGATCAGCGCAACCAAGACCGGCCGTGTCGGCGTCATCGGCACTGTCGGCACGATCAACAGCGGCGCATATACTACCGCGCTCAAGCAGCTGTCGCCATATATCGAGGTGGTCAGTCAGGCGTGTCCAGCGCTTGTCCCCCTCGTGGAGCAGGGAATGTTTCGCTCGGAGAAATGCGATCCCGCCGTTCGCGAATCGCTGAACGGCATCAAACATGAGCCTATCGATACGCTGATTCTCGGCTGCACGCATTATCCGTTTCTCGTCGAGCCGATCGGCCGGGCGATGGGAGCCGGCGTCAAGCTGATCAGCTCAGCCGATGAAACGGCCCGGGAGATCAGCACCATTCTGTATGACAAAGGGAAGCTGGCCCGTGGGGATGAGACTCCCGTGCACCAGTTCTTCTGCAGCGGCGATGCCGGCATTTTTCAAAGAATCGCGATGGACTGGCTGGGCGAGCAGATCAGACGCACTCCGGTTGTCTGGCAAGTATCTTCACTCGAGCCGAGTGATGTGTAA
- a CDS encoding M14 family zinc carboxypeptidase has translation MLEYVVRKGDTVARVAAAFGITPGHVIQGNPWAADRPYLVPGQVLFLPSVQRRRYTPGEGVRVREVAEWFGVEPEALQVLNSGLPADGFCVPGRMLVIPARRRPRIVELRGEYGPRELEEDIDLLTVKYPFIHRETIGSSVLGRPLNVLRLGTGSRHLHVNAALHANEWLTSPSLLSFLEQYAAAYAEGRNWQGHDVRRWHDEWTVWAVPMANPDGVELVQEGAGHWHPRRLELEEWNGGRRSFRHWKANIRGVDLGDQFPAYWEEEQARRGRSGPSPRDYGGPAPLSEPEAAALAELCFRTPFEAAVSLHSQGQEIYWNYRGFEPPESRSMAEAMGAASGYRAVFLEGSDAGFKDWFIQEFRKPGFTVELGFGRNPLPLEEFEDMTTETGQILASLLSG, from the coding sequence ATGCTTGAATATGTGGTGCGCAAGGGGGATACGGTGGCAAGGGTCGCCGCCGCTTTCGGAATAACGCCAGGTCATGTGATTCAGGGCAATCCCTGGGCGGCTGACCGGCCCTATCTGGTGCCGGGCCAGGTGCTGTTCCTTCCTTCGGTCCAGCGGCGGCGTTATACCCCCGGAGAGGGGGTGCGGGTCCGGGAGGTGGCGGAATGGTTCGGCGTCGAGCCGGAAGCGCTGCAGGTGCTGAATTCCGGCCTCCCGGCGGACGGATTCTGTGTTCCCGGACGCATGCTGGTCATCCCGGCGAGAAGACGGCCGAGGATTGTCGAGCTTAGAGGGGAATACGGGCCGAGGGAACTTGAAGAGGACATCGACCTGCTGACGGTCAAATATCCCTTCATTCATAGAGAGACGATTGGCAGCAGCGTGCTTGGCAGACCGCTCAATGTGCTTCGTCTAGGAACCGGCTCCCGCCATCTGCATGTCAATGCGGCCCTGCATGCCAATGAATGGCTGACCTCCCCATCCCTGCTGTCCTTCCTGGAGCAGTATGCGGCGGCATATGCCGAAGGACGGAACTGGCAGGGCCATGATGTGCGGCGCTGGCATGATGAATGGACGGTGTGGGCTGTTCCCATGGCCAATCCGGACGGGGTCGAGCTTGTTCAGGAGGGCGCTGGTCACTGGCATCCCCGCCGTCTGGAGCTGGAGGAATGGAACGGCGGCCGCCGCAGCTTCCGCCATTGGAAGGCCAATATCCGCGGAGTCGACCTCGGCGATCAGTTCCCCGCGTACTGGGAGGAGGAGCAGGCCCGCCGGGGAAGATCGGGGCCATCTCCGAGAGACTACGGCGGGCCTGCTCCGCTAAGCGAGCCTGAAGCTGCTGCTCTGGCAGAACTATGCTTCCGCACGCCCTTTGAGGCGGCGGTGTCTCTGCACAGCCAGGGGCAGGAGATCTACTGGAATTACCGGGGATTCGAGCCGCCGGAGAGCCGCTCCATGGCGGAAGCGATGGGCGCGGCCAGCGGCTACCGTGCGGTGTTCCTCGAGGGAAGCGACGCGGGCTTCAAGGATTGGTTCATCCAGGAATTCCGTAAGCCCGGATTTACGGTGGAGCTGGGATTTGGCAGAAATCCGCTGCCTCTGGAGGAATTTGAGGATATGACAACCGAGACGGGACAAATTTTGGCTTCGCTGTTATCCGGTTGA
- a CDS encoding HesB/IscA family protein — protein sequence MNVKITRNAAKVIKKQMDLEENKDLKLRVLITHAHGDHAHYGLDLDTPKENDEVIPTDKDIDVIIEKNQPLLDGVKIDYLYFPQEGFVITNPSQGNHGDH from the coding sequence ATGAATGTTAAAATTACCCGCAATGCGGCTAAAGTGATAAAGAAACAGATGGATCTCGAAGAGAACAAGGATTTGAAGCTCCGTGTGCTGATTACGCACGCCCATGGCGATCATGCCCATTATGGCCTGGATTTGGACACGCCCAAAGAGAACGACGAAGTGATCCCTACGGACAAGGACATCGACGTCATCATCGAGAAGAACCAGCCGCTGCTGGATGGAGTCAAGATCGATTATCTGTACTTCCCGCAGGAAGGCTTCGTCATTACGAATCCTTCGCAGGGTAATCACGGCGATCACTAA
- a CDS encoding DUF1450 domain-containing protein, with product MANDIRICDKCNYMSIKSVVPKLRKMAPDAEIQIGCKSYCGPCGKRAFIYINGRYISAPTEDEVLKKVEPFIKQPAVKN from the coding sequence ATGGCTAACGATATCCGCATCTGCGACAAATGCAATTATATGAGCATCAAGAGTGTAGTCCCCAAGCTCCGCAAAATGGCTCCGGACGCCGAGATCCAAATCGGCTGCAAGTCTTATTGCGGTCCCTGCGGCAAGCGTGCATTCATCTACATCAACGGGCGCTATATCAGCGCACCGACTGAGGATGAAGTTCTGAAGAAAGTGGAGCCGTTCATCAAGCAGCCCGCTGTGAAGAATTAA
- a CDS encoding aldo/keto reductase, with product MKGLTDTILLNNGVAMPRFGLGTYKASGDEVERAVEAALEIGYRSIDTASLYGNETQVGRAVRSSGIHRDELFITTKVWNEDQGYDKTLTAFERSRAALGLEVVDLYMIHWPGVTKYKDTWRALERLLQEGSVRAIGVSNFQIHHLEALMQVSDTVPAVNQVELHPRLRQRQLHDFCLLNNIQIEAWSPLMRGGLEELVELKPIADKYGKSPAQVILRWQLQSDIVTIPKSVTPSRIKENSEIFDFELLPEEIEILDSMDKGIRTGTHPDDLLF from the coding sequence ATGAAAGGTTTAACGGATACGATCCTGCTGAATAATGGCGTGGCTATGCCCCGCTTTGGACTTGGAACCTATAAGGCGTCGGGCGATGAAGTGGAACGTGCGGTTGAGGCCGCGCTGGAAATAGGTTATCGAAGCATTGATACGGCATCCCTGTACGGAAATGAAACTCAGGTCGGACGGGCAGTCCGGAGTTCGGGCATCCACAGAGACGAGCTGTTCATCACGACGAAGGTCTGGAACGAAGATCAGGGCTATGACAAGACACTGACTGCTTTTGAACGAAGCCGGGCGGCGCTTGGTCTGGAAGTGGTCGATCTGTATATGATCCACTGGCCTGGCGTAACGAAATACAAGGACACCTGGCGTGCGCTGGAGCGGCTGCTTCAAGAAGGCAGTGTTCGGGCGATCGGTGTCAGCAACTTTCAGATTCATCATCTGGAGGCGCTCATGCAGGTAAGCGATACAGTTCCCGCTGTCAATCAGGTCGAACTGCATCCCCGCCTCAGACAGCGCCAGCTGCATGATTTCTGCCTGCTCAACAATATCCAGATTGAGGCATGGTCTCCGCTGATGCGAGGGGGGCTGGAGGAACTGGTCGAGCTTAAGCCGATCGCGGACAAATACGGCAAATCCCCGGCTCAGGTCATTCTGCGCTGGCAGCTGCAATCCGATATTGTGACGATTCCCAAATCCGTCACTCCTTCCCGGATCAAGGAGAACAGCGAAATCTTTGATTTTGAGCTGCTTCCCGAAGAAATAGAGATCCTTGATTCCATGGACAAGGGAATCCGCACCGGTACCCATCCGGACGACCTGCTGTTCTAG